A DNA window from Arachis duranensis cultivar V14167 chromosome 3, aradu.V14167.gnm2.J7QH, whole genome shotgun sequence contains the following coding sequences:
- the LOC107493610 gene encoding agamous-like MADS-box protein AGL82: MGRAKTELKCLSTEKDRKGRFKIRIKGLERKMKKFSDKCEVSEACLIVYEEGSNTAPMIWPKDSTKVRSLIKKYEAQKNVRPPKIFDLQDFFEHKKTSVEAETLKARKCIYSVKYPTSDLNIQSLDLEQLRMFIGILDNKIGACAERINMLKNSQKVESNFNFGHTVDRYNCHSINDAT; encoded by the coding sequence ATGGGCCGTGCAAAAACAGAATTGAAGTGCCTCTCAACTGAGAAAGATCGGAAAGGCAGATTCAAGATAAGAATCAAGGGACTAgagagaaaaatgaagaaattttCTGACAAATGCGAAGTATCCGAAGCATGCTTGATAGTTTATGAAGAAGGTagcaacactgcaccaatgatTTGGCCAAAAGATTCTACAAAAGTCAGGTCTTTAATTAAAAAGTACGAAGCTCAAAAGAATGTGAGGCCTCCTAAGATCTTTGATCTTCAAGACTTCTTTGAGCACAAGAAGACCTCGGTTGAAGCCGAAACTTTGAAAGCGCGAAAATGCATCTACAGCGTCAAGTATCCCACTTCTGACTTGAATATCCAGAGCTTAGATTTGGAACAACTGAGGATGTTCATTGGTATATTGGATAACAAGATTGGTGCGTGTGCTGAAAGGATTAACATGCTGAAAAATAGCCAAAAAGTTGAAAGTAACTTCAATTTTGGACACACTGTTGATCGGTACAACTGTCATTCAATCAATGATGCCACTTAG
- the LOC107493608 gene encoding LOW QUALITY PROTEIN: phytochrome E-like (The sequence of the model RefSeq protein was modified relative to this genomic sequence to represent the inferred CDS: inserted 2 bases in 1 codon) → MNMGRTLAQYSADAEILAEFEQSNVSGKSFDYSKSVVDPPKSVSEEKMTAYLSRIQRGGLIQPFGCMLAVEEPTFNIIGYSQNSFHLLGVKTQSDTEELMGGLLGVDATTLFTPASGASLAKAVASREISLLNPVWVYARATQKPFXGGDIGLLCDSVVGEVQKLTGYDRVMVYKFHEDDHGEVVSEIRRLDLESYLGLHYPATDIPQASRFLFKQNRVRMICDCNAKPVKVTQNQELSQPLCLVNSTLRAPHGCHTQYMANMGSIASLVMSIVVNTKDSMKLWGLLVCHHTAPRYVPFPVRYACEFLMQAFGVQLYMEIQLAAQMAEKRILKTQTLLCDMLLRDAPFGIVTQSPNIKDLVKCDGAALYYDGNCWLLGTTPSESQVKDIAEWLLSTHGDSTGLSTDSLADAGYPGAVLLGDAVCGMAMARISSRHFLFWFRSHTAKEVKWGGAKHHPEDKDDGRKMNPRSSFKAFLEVVKSKSSPWEASEINAIHSLQLIIRDSFHNSENSGIKAMNYIQRSDASSGGIDELSSVAFEMVRLIETATVPIFGVDTGGLINGWNVKIAELTGLLANEAIGKSLVNEVAHADSRNNLENIQSKALQGLEDKNFELKLKHFGNQQENGVVYLIVNACTSRDYTNAVVGVCFVGQDITCEKVVLDKFVKLEGDYKAIIQSLNPLIPPIFASDESACCSEWNAAMERITGWKRDEVIGKLLPGEIFGSFVRLKGQDTLTNFMILLYRGISGQEFEKFPFGFFDRNGEFIEAYITANKRIDTSGNMIGCFCFLQIVSRDPNQPSDGQNLPQGRKSISESKEFAYILQEMMNPLNGIRFTHKLLEKTAVSESQKQFLDTSAACERQIMAIIEETYIGSINEGSVQLNMEEFLLGGILDAIVSQVMLLVRGKSLQLFHEIPDEMKTLALYGDQIKLQVVLSDILLNVVNHTPSPNGWVEIKISPGLKIIQDGHEFIHLKFRMSHSGQGLPSNTLQDMFEEGNQWTTQEGLGLYMSRKMLSRMNGHVHYAREQNKCYFLIDLELRTRKERQRNLQAETSMLS, encoded by the exons ATGAACATGGGGAGAACACTTGCACAGTACAGTGCAGACGCTGAGATTCTTGCAGAGTTCGAGCAATCAAACGTGTCCGGTAAATCATTTGACTACTCAAAGTCAGTGGTTGACCCACCGAAATCAGTCTCTGAGGAGAAGATGACTGCCTACTTGTCAAGAATCCAAAGGGGCGGACTCATCCAGCCCTTTGGCTGCATGCTGGCAGTCGAAGAACCGACTTTCAACATCATTGGCTACAGCCAGAATTCATTTCACCTCTTGGGTGTCAAGACTCAGTCCGACACCGAAGAGTTAATGGGTGGTCTTCTTGGAGTTGATGCCACTACACTCTTCACTCCTGCTTCCGGGGCTTCGCTTGCGAAAGCTGTGGCATCGAGGGAAATCTCGCTTCTTAATCCTGTTTGGGTGTACGCAAGGGCAACGCAGAAGCCGTT CGGCGGAGACATTGGTCTTCTGTGTGACTCTGTTGTAGGGGAAGTTCAAAAGCTTACCGGATATGACAGAGTTATGGTGTATAAATTCCACGAGGACGATCACGGGGAGGTTGTTTCGGAGATTAGGAGGTTGGATTTGGAGTCTTATTTGGGCCTGCACTACCCTGCCACTGATATCCCTCAAGCCTCAAGATTCTTGTTCAAGCAAAATCGCGTTCGGATGATTTGTGATTGTAATGCTAAGCCGGTTAAGGTAACTCAGAACCAAGAGTTGAGTCAACCACTTTGCTTGGTGAACTCAACTCTGAGGGCGCCACATGGTTGTCACACGCAGTACATGGCTAACATGGGCTCCATTGCTTCTCTGGTTATGTCAATTGTGGTAAATACCAAAGATTCCATGAAGCTATGGGGTTTGCTAGTGTGCCATCACACTGCGCCGCGCTATGTGCCTTTTCCGGTTCGCTACGCTTGTGAATTTCTTATGCAGGCTTTTGGAGTGCAGCTTTACATGGAGATTCAGTTAGCAGCGCAAATGGCAGAGAAAAGGATTCTCAAGACACAAACTTTGCTGTGTGACATGCTCCTTCGCGACGCGCCGTTTGGGATTGTTACTCAGTCTCCTAATATCAAGGATCTTGTCAAGTGTGATGGGGCTGCCCTGTATTATGATGGGAACTGTTGGTTGTTAGGCACAACGCCGTCGGAATCACAGGTAAAAGACATTGCTGAATGGTTGCTTAGTACTCACGGTGACTCGACCGGTTTGAGTACAGACAGTTTGGCTGATGCTGGTTATCCTGGGGCTGTTTTACTTGGGGATGCAGTGTGTGGCATGGCAATGGCGCGAATCAGTTCGAGGCATTTCTTGTTCTGGTTCCGATCTCACACTGCTAAGGAAGTTAAGTGGGGAGGGGCCAAACACCATCCTGAGGATAAGGATGATGGAAGGAAAATGAATCCAAGATCATCATTCAAAGCATTTCTTGAAGTTGTTAAGAGCAAAAGTTCGCCTTGGGAGGCTTCCGAAATCAATGCTATTCACTCATTGCAACTTATAATTAGAGATTCATTTCACAATTCAGAGAATAGTGGTATTAAGGCTATGAACTACATACAGAGAAGTGATGCTTCAAGTGGTGGGATTGATGAGCTAAGTTCAGTAGCATTTGAAATGGTGAGGTTAATTGAGACGGCAACTGTGCCGATTTTCGGGGTTGACACAGGTGGCCTAATCAATGGTTGGAATGTGAAAATTGCGGAATTGACAGGTTTGCTGGCAAATGAAGCTATTGGAAAATCACTAGTGAATGAAGTAGCGCATGCAGACTCGCGCAACAATCTTGAAAATATTCAAAGTAAAGCCCTGCAAG GCTTAGAAGACAAGAATTTTGAGTTGAAATTGAAACATTTTGGGAATCAACAAGAAAATGGAGTTGTATATCTCATAGTGAATGCTTGCACAAGTAGAGATTACACAAATGCTGTTGTTGGGGTATGCTTTGTAggccaagatatcacttgtgaGAAAGTTGTTCTGGACAAATTTGTCAAGTTGGAAGGTGATTACAAAGCTATCATACAGAGTCTCAATCCGCTTATTCCGCCGATATTTGCTTCTGACGAGAGCGCCTGCTGCTCCGAATGGAATGCAGCCATGGAAAGGATAACTGGCTGGAAGAGAGACGAAGTCATAGGAAAACTTCTTCCCGGGGAAATCTTTGGAAGCTTTGTTAGACTGAAAGGTCAAGATACACTGACTAACTTCATGATCTTGCTTTACCGGGGAATTAGCGGACAAGAATTCGAGAAGTTTCCCTTCGGATTTTTTGATAGGAACGGAGAGTTTATAGAGGCTTACATCACTGCTAACAAGAGGATCGATACGAGTGGGAACATGATTGGCTGTTTCTGCTTCTTGCAGATTGTATCTCGCGATCCGAATCAGCCTTCGGATGGACAAAATCTTCCTCAAGGGAGGAAGAGTATATCTGAGTCTAAGGAGTTTGCTTATATATTACAAGAGATGATGAATCCTTTAAACGGTATTCGGTTTACGCATAAGCTTCTGGAGAAAACAGCTGTCTCAGAAAGCCAGAAACAGTTTCTTGACACTAGTGCTGCTTGTGAAAGACAGATAATGGCAATTATTGAGGAAACATACATAGGAAGTATCAATGAAGG CAGTGTGCAGCTAAACATGGAGGAATTTCTTCTTGGGGGTATTCTAGATGCCATTGTGAGTCAAGTGATGCTGTTGGTGAGAGGAAAAAGCTTGCAGCTGTTTCATGAAATTCCTGATGAAATGAAAACTCTTGCTCTGTATGGTGATCAAATAAAGCTTCAAGTGGTCTTATCTGACATTCTGCTTAATGTAGTCAACCATACACCATCTCCAAATGGCTGGGTTGAAATCAAGATTTCACCTGGTTTGAAGATAATTCAGGACGGCCATGAGTTTATCCATTTGAAGTTCAG AATGAGCCATTCCGGTCAAGGTCTTCCTTCTAACACACTTCAGGATATGTTTGAAGAAGGGAATCAATGGACTACACAAGAAGGTTTAGGGCTATATATGTCAAGAAAAATGCTTAGTAGGATGAATGGTCATGTTCACTATGCGAGAGAACAAAATAAGTGCTACTTCCTCATTGATCTTGAActtagaacaagaaaagaaaggcaAAGGAATTTGCAAGCGGAGACAAGCATGTTGAgttaa